The Zonotrichia leucophrys gambelii isolate GWCS_2022_RI unplaced genomic scaffold, RI_Zleu_2.0 Scaffold_66_255841, whole genome shotgun sequence genome contains a region encoding:
- the LOC135460624 gene encoding olfactory receptor 14J1-like — protein sequence MSNSSSIRHFLLLALADTQQLQLLHFCLLLGISLAALLGNGLIISAIACSHHLHTPMFFFLLNLALSDLGSICTTVPKAMHNSLWDTRTISYTGCATQVFFFMFFLSAEYFLLTIMCYDRYVSICKPLHYGTLLGSRACAHMAAAAWASGFLFSLLHTANTFSLPLCHGNTLGQFFCEIPQILKLSCSKSQLRELGLLALSGCLGLGCFLFIVFSYVQIFRAVLRIPSEQGRHKVFSTCLPHLAVVSLFISTGTFAHLKPPSISSPSLDLALSVLYSVVPPALNALIYSLRNQELKAAVRRLMTGWFQKH from the coding sequence atgtccaacagcagctccatcaggcacttcctcctgctggcattggcagacacgcagcagctgcagctcctgcacttctgcctcttgctgggcatctccctggctgccctcctgggcaacggcctcatcatcagcgccatagcctgcagccaccacctgcacacacccatgttcttctttctgctcaacctggccctcagcgacctgggctccatctgcaccactgtccccaaagccatgcacaattccctctgggacaccaggaccatctcctacacaggatgtgccACACAGgtctttttctttatgttcttcCTGTCAGCAGAGTAtttcctcctgaccatcatgtgctacgaccgctacgtgtccatctgcaaacctcTGCACtatgggaccctcctgggcagcagagcttgtgcccacatggcagcagctgcctgggccagtggctttctcttttcactgctgcacacagccaatacattttccctgcccctgtgccatggcaataccctgggccagttcttctgtgaaatcccacagatcctcaagctctcctgctccaaatcccagcTCAGGGAACTGGGGCTTCTTGCTCTTAGTGGCTGTTTAGGACTCGGTTGTtttttgttcattgttttctcctatgtgcagatcttcagggctgtgctgaggatcccctctgagcagggacggcacaaagtcttttccacctgcctccctcacctggccgtggtctccctgttcatcagcactggcacatttgctcacctgaagcccccctccatctcctctccatctctggacctggccctgtcagttctgtactcagtggtgcctccagccctgaatgccctcatctacagcctgaggaaccaggagctcaaggctgcagtgaggagactgatgactggatggtttcagaaacattaa